ATAACGATCAAGTGCTAAATTATCATCTATCAGCAAGTATCGATaaaaatctggagatttgctaaaatcaaaacaatataacatTTAGTTTTCATTACCATTGGCATATTACACTACTCTTGTATTGTTATTAGTAATATAATCCTACTTTGGTTGAATTTTTTCCGCAGGAATGTGAACAATGTTTTCTGGGAATGGAATTTTCGATTCTAAATAGTCTTCTTCTTTCCTTACATCTATTATCAACAGTCTTTTTTCACTGCTTCGGATACCTTGATTAAGAATGTTAAATAAATCTGCACATGTGATTTCATCATTTTCCTTGGGTTGAGGTTCATCATTTGGAGTTTCTGGTAATCGAAGTTCTAAAtcattgaaattttcatttacaCTGTTTGTATGACTGTCTTTAATTTGAGGCCCCTTTGGTTTTATCTCACATTCAAGTTGTATACTATTTGAAACTTCTTGTAGTAGTTTTTTGACATCTTCAACCTAAAATATTTAACAtacataattgaaaaattacaatattaaAGAATATCAAGCTTTGAATATATCTTCACAATATTGCATTACTTTAtcatttgaaaaaaactttgttaTCACTTCCTTGTTCAAATGTTGTCCCTTTAACCAATCCACACAAGCTATCcatcttttgaaaaaaatgtaagccTGGTCATGTTTGTTAGCCTCTTTAGCTTCACTGCCAGATGCATAGATTTTAGGTAGACGCTCATAAATATGTTCTGGTTTACGGCCTTTAAAATTTAGTTTCAAGACCTCTTTGTTtaaatttctgtatttttCATTCAACTCTGCTACTATTGCTGGGTCCATGTTTTGCATAGATAAAGTCtgcaatattataaaaagaaagttAACAAAACAttgcatataaatatataggCTTAACAGCAAGAAAACAACTTGAGgttgattttaaataattaagtactaaaaaataaaaacgagaaTAAAATGACAGAATAATGTATGTGCATGATAAGTTGATGTTCCCTATAAAAATAGTATCATTCAATAAAGACCTATTTGCTTTTTTTGTATATcatagtaaaattaatttgtcTAGTATTAATGAATGAATAGTCTCTGTAAAAAGCAACATGGCTAACTCAGACAAGGACTAATTGGTATATGTAATCTGAAATACAACGTACATATGTGAGAACGTATAAAGCTTCAATGGACACCTGCTGATTTTAAAATcctttttctaaattttgatTGAGTAGTAATTTGGGGTCAATAATTGATTCGACTATAATTATGTAATAGTATTTTAATACTTTTCCAAAAGAAGATTAAGAGATTAGATAAACTGGAGATTAGTTATAATGATTTCAACTTTGAATTTTAGGGTTAACTCGTGCAGTATACATTGAGGCTAAGTTGTACATAATAAATTGTACCACTATAGACTGTTCCAGCACTATTATACAATTCGCACTTATAAATCATGCagatacattttatttaccagtcataaaacaattttgaaaacaaGCAAAGAAAAAACAGAACAGTGGCAAAAATCTGACATTACTCATTGCTTTGCCAAAGAATTTCCCTACgcttgtaagaaaaaaaaacgaacttGTTTAATCGTCGAATAACTGTACGCTTATCAATTGAAAAACGGAATGTTCCGCAAAAAGTACGGAAATTTGCGATTTGTGATGAAAATTTATCGAGAAAGATCAGAATAATTCCATTAAAAGCGAATAATCTTGTTATCTCTAGCTTAAAACACTGTACATGAAGTAGAGGATCGAGGGTGTGAACTCCGTTCGAAAGTCAAGGTCGTCGAAGAAATTCGTTTTACGGAGGTAAAATCCAcgatataagtatttataaattacttATATATTGACATCGTTTCTGCGATCAGCGATGCGTCAACTGCAGCTACTATACTGCTAGTAAGTTACTGAGCGGAATTGGGGTTAGATTTCGTGAACGACAAAAATACCGTAGTTGTACATTTGTTTTTGGCTTTTTGGAGCAACACAGGTGTTTTATGCAGATTCCGTGGTTTCAGCTATCTTAACGCttctagattttgaataatttaagaGTTAAAATTTGCAATTCCAAGAAAAAGAATGTATGTATAttgcgttaaaaaaaaattatacatataaaattatacgttAATTTCATTATCTTAATTACAGAATTAAATACCTTGAGAGCATTACAGCTGCTTATTTTCGTTGAAATTATTGTTGTTGACTTTCAGTGCTATCGCTGGTCATACCTACCTACTCATTAATTACTTGTATCTTTTATCTTTGCATATCATCTTAGACCGCCTATACGCGACTTCCGTTATCTGACCAGGGCAGGTATCTTTTATCTTTAATAGGCTCAGCTTTTGAGATTAGGTTATGTTCGGCTGACAATAAGGCTAGGTGCGTTTGTACTTTGGCGCGGGGTCCACGGTTCAAGCGAAAACACGTGTTTACACGTTGATCAGTCTCTTTTGTTGGGTCGAAATAAAAGTTAATCGACAAGTAAGCATATTGAGTATTATCGGCACTCGAACGTTGCTCTGTATTAAGTTGTTTCAAAGATCGAGTGCCTTACTAGTTCTACGTATTATTTAATCCAACTCGGAACAAAATAGGTACTTATTTTCTTGGACgtgtatatttttgttgggGAATATGTAGATGTTTTTATATACCATAACCAGTTTTGTCAACTAAACCAAGtttatacatttttgaaagtatttttgttgattatgaGTAATTGTGTCTTTAAAGTGCTGTAGAAATTTTGATAAAGAAACAAAATGTAgtttttaaatggaaaaatgttaaccttttttttctaatatgttatcttaatttattaaaatatgatttattaaaaaactctTAATCTATCAGTTACTGAATAACCTTGCTCATATTAATTTTACAGTTCCAAAACTTTAAAAAGAGTTTATTGAAGAATCACTTAAAAATTAAGTGAGGAAAATAACTCAAGTATGGTAGTCTTTACTTGCAACAACTGCGGTGATTCGCTGCAGAAGCCAAAAGTTGCCAAGCATTATCAGTTTGCATGTCGTAATCCTGTATTTGTTACCTGTGTCGATTGTTTTAAGGATTTCCGGtaagaaaaatttgtattaagtGAAATTAGATCACAAAGATGAgtaagatttatttattaaaaaaatatttataattttacagtGGAGATGAGTATGTTGCACATACAAAATGTATCACAGAAAACCAAAGGTACGGTGGTAAGGACTACGTACAAAAGCCAAGTGCAAATAAGGGTGAATTAAAGCAACAGGCTTGGCTAAATGTAGTACAGAATGTACTAGCTAACTCCACAAATTTGACAGTGCCTGAAAGAAACCTTCTAAATTCCATATCAAGGCATGAAAACATTCCTAGGAAAAAGGCAAAAttcttcaattttattaaaagcatGTCTGGTAATAAAGCTAACATGACAATAGTCGACAGTGTTTgggaaaaaatggaaaaagctTTCAAAGAAGTTACAGCTGGAAATAATGCAAatacagaaaataatgaaaaacgtAATTAGCTCATGTTGtacaaatttcattttttttatgacatatttaaaaatgtttatttacttatttttagaaaatgtgaGTACAGAAGAAAATCAAAACAACTCAAATATCATTAGAGAAAATGATACAGTAGATGATAAAAATGACACAAATGAAGGTGAAAATAAAGACAGTtgcaaaaagaagaagaagtcaaAGAAGAGGCAGCACGAAGATGATAAAAACGAAAACGGTGAGCCCGCCGCCAAGAAACAAAATGACACTAACGTAACTGATGCAGTCGAGGAAGAGACGAACGCCGAGAATGGTGTTAGCAAATTCAGTTGGAAAAATACGATTTTAGAAATCGTAACCACTAAAGGTGAAGTCTCgctgaaaaaattaagaaaaaaagtggtagCTCAATATCTTGCAAGTTTCCCTAATGGTACGACTGAAAAAGCAACATCAAAATTCGAGAAGAAACTTGGAAAAGTTTCAGACATTGTGATTAATGAAGACAAAGTTACATTAGCATCGTCCTAATTATGCTACGTAGTATAGAATTTGTTGTAAGATATGcattttaagtaaataaaacgattttttaagatttatgCTGAACTGAAATCTAACTATTTCTTTGTAGCAATGACTATATAAAACATATTAATTTAGATTAATTTCAatctattttcaattttataaatgccGTCTATAGTTAGGCTAACCGAAATTCAGGCTTCAGCAGCtaattcaaatttcgcgcgcaCGTTCCCAgtatatgcgtatatatatagatggcggccaagaaactatacacactgcacacacactcacatatatatatatatatatatatatatatatatatatatagctgaacACCATGCGTATATATCTATTGCGTTTTGTTATACTGCTCGCATAATCTATTCGTATTTCGTATACAATTTTTCCAAGGACTTATATAGGTAGCGAGCAAGCGCAATGCTAGATGATGTGTCTTTATTACGAGTGTGTTGTTAAAATGCTCCAGATAATTGTGTTGCTTCACGTGCAAAGCCAATAGTTTCCTACATAGGCTGCAGTGGATAGTACCTACTGGTGTATCTATATAGCGTAAGTGGGAgtcgaggagagagaaagagagagagagagagagagagagagagagagagagagagagagagagagagagagagagaaaaggagcaGAAGAAAACCATTACTTTCTTTTTCGCACCCTGTCACCTTCTGCGATCTGGCTCCTTTTTGCACGTCGACTGGATTATGTGTCATCGAAATAACGCGCGCCACACCTCCGCCAAGTCGCTGCACAAGGAGATTCTCTCTGCTGTTGTTCAGTAtaagtatatagtatatagtaGTTGATGACTGCAGCTGTCTAGTCCTGGGCAAGTTTTTCATCACTGAACTGGATGCTGGTCTGCTGTGACAGGTTCATCTGTGGACCAAAGATTTGTAAATGTCATCGAAGAATGAATACAAGTAAACTGTGACAGGATTACTGTCTTTGTGTTAAacttatttttgttattttggATAGTTTGTTCTGCCCATTGCATAA
The sequence above is drawn from the Nasonia vitripennis strain AsymCx chromosome 4, Nvit_psr_1.1, whole genome shotgun sequence genome and encodes:
- the LOC100119871 gene encoding cell growth-regulating nucleolar protein, whose amino-acid sequence is MVVFTCNNCGDSLQKPKVAKHYQFACRNPVFVTCVDCFKDFRGDEYVAHTKCITENQRYGGKDYVQKPSANKGELKQQAWLNVVQNVLANSTNLTVPERNLLNSISRHENIPRKKAKFFNFIKSMSGNKANMTIVDSVWEKMEKAFKEVTAGNNANTENNEKQNVSTEENQNNSNIIRENDTVDDKNDTNEGENKDSCKKKKKSKKRQHEDDKNENGEPAAKKQNDTNVTDAVEEETNAENGVSKFSWKNTILEIVTTKGEVSLKKLRKKVVAQYLASFPNGTTEKATSKFEKKLGKVSDIVINEDKVTLASS